One Camelina sativa cultivar DH55 chromosome 3, Cs, whole genome shotgun sequence genomic window carries:
- the LOC104760885 gene encoding H/ACA ribonucleoprotein complex non-core subunit NAF1, producing the protein MVGFLAKPVEEEELQVLVDQQDPKVKAFKDTLDFPSLDSFLDFDSVSWFGSNRNVEEFSIEDTDFGFFENNMDMVQETVKSESIERKPELCDGISGQVAVSSISPESMVEEKPVLCHVMSEPVGVSSIEAGSVQPKVCDEPAVKDSEPAVSDNSRPMEGETEPVVVSVACPTMDLDDSGSKKTDEGLACSIEVGLKKVSLAMDDDDKIVDAKGKSDSSDSESETSSSSSSSASSSSEEEESDDDESDQEENNKEKKFEDHMLLGKEDDLARELEEGEIENLGEEYGDDEIELVDDDDDDDDDDDDDDDEVNEMVAWSNDEDDDFGLQTKEPIRSKNELKELPPVPAVDVTLEPHHATLPVGVVLSIMSTQVIVEGMEKHSPLTEGSILWLTEKRTPLGLVDEIFGPVKCPYYIVRFNSESEVPEGISQGTPVSFVADFAQHILNIKELQKKGYDASGDNDEEIPDELEFSDDEKEAEYKRMQKMEKRGMMNDQKPGNTRNKKKKNRDLERPTSNYSGEWTENQVSSSLTSSRSDPREMGGPVPTLHPRPQMDGFPPNNAAAWRPQSNQQHPYQFPPIPNQMGMHNLAPMQIPLMAMQNQNQMMFQPQFNGGQMPMPGGPRGLNFFPGQASAPWPALVGQNCFNQPFGMGRGIQQQPLPNELNFNLFSEGLQMHRPQPQMHGPQSQMNPQFQMPPQFQSHPQSPMNPQHQMMHPPQSPMNPQFQRQPQSDMRQYTQSPTNSHSPVQTQSQGFSSGQSSERGRGFRGRGRGRGRGRGRFGRGRGRQQSG; encoded by the exons ATGGTTGGATTTCTCGCTAAAcccgttgaagaagaagagctgcAAGTCCTAGTCGATCAACAAGACCCCAAGGTAAAAGCTTTCAAGGACACTCTTGATTTCCCTTCCCTCGATTCTTTTCTTGATTTCGATTCCGTCTCTTGGTTTGGGAGTAATCGAAACGTTGAGGAGTTTAGCATTGAAGATACCGACTTTGGTTTCTTTGAGAACAATATGGATATGGTTCAAGAAACTGTTAAGTCTGAGTCGATTGAGAGAAAGCCTGAGCTTTGTGATGGCATATCTGGCCAAGTTGCTGTGAGTTCGATTAGTCCTGAGTCTATGGTTGAAGAAAAGCCTGTGCTTTGTCATGTCATGTCTGAGCCAGTTGGAGTGAGCTCTATTGAGGCTGGGTCGGTACAGCCCAAGGTCTGTGATGAACCAGCAGTGAAAGATTCAGAACCGGCTGTTTCTGACAACTCTAGGCCCATGGAAGGTGAGACTGAGCCAGTTGTTGTGTCTGTTGCTTGCCCCACCATGGATTTGGATGATTCAGGGTCGAAGAAAACAGATGAGGGTTTGGCTTGTTCTATTGAAGTAGGGTTGAAGAAGGTAAGTTTGGCgatggatgatgatgacaagATTGTTGATGCTAAGGGAAAATCGGATTCTTCTGATTCTGAGAGCGAAACCTCAAGCTCTTCTTCAAGCAGTGCTAGTAGTAGCagtgaggaggaggagagtgaTGACGATGAGAGCGACCAAGAGGAAAATAACAAGGAAAAGAAGTTTGAAGATCACATGCTCTTGGGGAAAGAGGATGATCTAGCAAGGGAACTTGAAGAGGGTGAGATAGAGAATTTAGGTGAGGAGTATGGGGATGACGAAATTGagcttgttgatgatgatgatgatgatgatgatgatgatgatgatgacgatgatgaagtGAATGAAATGGTTGCTTGGAGcaatgatgaggatgatgactTCGGTTTGCAAACAAAAGAACCTATAAGGTCAAAGAATGAGCTCAAG GAGCTTCCTCCAGTTCCAGCTGTGGATGTCACTCTGGAACCGCATCATGCCACACTTCCTGTTGGAGTTGTTCTTTCG ATAATGAGCACACAAGTAATAGTTGAGGGAATGGAAAAGCACAGTCCTTTGACTGAAGGTTCTATCCTCTGGTTAACTGAAAAAAGAACCCCATTGGGACTGGTGGATGAGATCTTTGGACCCGTAAAATGCCCTTACTATATTGTGAGGTTCAATTCAGAGAGCGAAGTGCCAGAGGGGATTAGTCAAGGAACACCTGTCTCTTTTGTCGCAGATTTCGCTCAACATATCCTTAATATCAAGGAACTGCAGAAGAAAGGTTACGATGCATCTGGGGATAACGACGAGGAGATACCAGACGAGCTAGAGTTCTCAGATGATGAAAAAGAAGCTGAATACAAAAGAATgcagaagatggagaagagagGGATGATGAATGACCAAAAACCTGGTaatacaagaaacaagaaaaagaaaaaccgaGATCTCGAAAGGCCTACAAGCAACTACTCAGGAGAATGGACAGAGAATCAGGTATCTAGTTCTCTAACCTCAAGCCGTTCTGATCCGCGTGAGATGGGTGGTCCGGTTCCAACTCTTCATCCGCGTCCTCAAATGGACGGTTTTCCTCCAAACAATGCAGCGGCATGGAGGCCCCAAAGTAATCAGCAGCACCCATATCAGTTTCCTCCTATACCTAATCAGATGGGAATGCACAATCTAGCCCCAATGCAGATACCTTTGATGGCTatgcaaaatcaaaaccaaatgatGTTCCAACCACAATTCAATGGTGGCCAGATGCCAATGCCAGGTGGACCTAGAGGCTTAAACTTCTTTCCAGGCCAGGCTTCAGCGCCATGGCCTGCATTGGTTGGTCAGAACTGTTTCAACCAACCCTTTGGGATGGGTCGCGGTATTCAGCAGCAGCCATTACCGAATGAGCTGAATTTTAATCTGTTTTCTGAAGGTCTTCAGATGCACCGGCCACAGCCACAAATGCACGGGCCACAGTCTCAGATGAATCCACAGTTCCAAATGCCACCACAGTTCCAAAGCCACCCGCAATCTCCAATGAACCCGCAGCACCAAATGATGCACCCACCACAGTCTCCAATGAACCCGCAGTTCCAACGGCAACCACAATCTGATATGAGACAATACACGCAGTCACCAACTAACTCGCATTCTCCAGTGCAAACACAGTCTCAAGGGTTTAGCAGCGGGCAGTCTTCTGAACGGGGAAGGGGGTTCCGTGGTCGTGGTAGAGGTAGAGGTCGGGGTAGGGGTCGCTTTGGACGTGGTCGAGGTAGGCAACAGTCGGGATGA
- the LOC104760876 gene encoding beta-glucuronosyltransferase GlcAT14B-like, which produces MRKLYRKLRDPFARVKRHVTSHSRFRDRNWMFPFIASLIISITLLLILFISGQFDGGFYAEEAQLPPLDLDVVEPESNDYFVESGFENSSPAHVVHPEPPTPPRLAYLISGTKGDSHRMMRTLQAVYHPRNQYVLHLDLEAPPRERMDLSMSVKNDPTFRELDNVRVMAQSNLVTYKGPTMIASTLQAVAILLRESLHWDWFLNLSASDYPLVTQDDLLHVFSNLSRNVNFIENMQLTGWKLNQRAKSIIVDPGLYLSKKSDIAWTTQRRSLPTSFKLFTGSAWIMLTRSFLEYCIWGWDNFPRTILMYYTNFVSSPEGYFHTVICNSKEFVNTAIGYDLHYIAWDSPPKQHPRSLSLKDFDNMVKSKAPFARKFHKNDPTLDKIDRELLGRTHRFAPGGWCVGSSANGNDPCSVQGDDSVLKPGPGSERLQELVQTLSSDEYMRKQCS; this is translated from the exons ATGAGAAAATTGTATAGGAAGCTCAGAGACCCATTCGCTAGGGTGAAGAGACATGTTACTTCACATTCAAGGTTCAGAGACAGAAACTGGATGTTCCCTTTTATAGCAAGCTTGATCATCTCTATTACTCTCCTCCTCATCTTGTTTATTTCTGGCCAATTCGACGGCGGCTTCTATGCGGAAGAAGCTCAATTACCACCATTAGATTTAGATGTTGTTGAGCCAGAGTCTAATGACTACTTTGTAGAATCAGGTTTCGAAAACTCTTCGCCTGCTCATGTTGTACATCCAGAGCCTCCTACTCCTCCTAGGTTAGCTTATTTGATATCAGGAACCAAAGGCGATAGTCATAGGATGATGAGGACTTTACAAGCTGTCTACCATCCTAGAAACCAGTACGTTCTGCATTTGGATCTTGAGGCTCCACCTCGGGAACGGATGGACCTGTCCATGTCTGTTAAGAATGATCCTACTTTCCGTGAATTGGACAATGTTCGCGTCATGGCTCAGTCTAATCTTGTTACTTATAAAGGCCCTACAATGATTGCTTCTACTCTTCAAGCCGTCGCTATTTTGCTGAGAGAAAGCTTACATTGGGATTGGTTTCTTAATCTTAGCGCCTCAGATTATCCTCTAGTAACACAAGATG ATTTGCTACATGTCTTCTCAAACCTGTCTCGGAATGTCAATTTCATCGAGAATATGCAGCTCACCGGATGGAAACT GAATCAGAGGGCTAAATCAATCATTGTTGATCCTGGCCTATACCTATCAAAGAAATCCGACATTGCTTGGACTACTCAACGACGATCACTTCCAACTTCTTTCAAGCTATTCACCG GCTCAGCTTGGATAATGTTGACACGGTCTTTCCTTGAGTACTGCATTTGGGGATGGGATAATTTCCCAAGAACAATACTAATGTACTACACAAATTTCGTATCTTCTCCTGAAGGATACTTCCACACAGTGATCTGCAACAGCAAAGAGTTTGTCAACACTGCTATTGGGTATGATCTACACTACATTGCTTGGGACAGTCCTCCAAAGCAACACCCGAGATCTCTCTCCTTGAAGGATTTTGACAATATGGTCAAGAGCAAAGCTCCCTTTGCGCGTAAGTTCCACAAGAACGATCCGACGCTAGACAAGATCGATAGAGAGCTATTGGGACGGACACACCGGTTTGCACCTGGAGGATGGTGTGTTGGGAGTTCAGCTAATGGCAATGATCCGTGCTCTGTGCAAGGCGACGACTCAGTGTTGAAACCTGGACCTGGTTCTGAGAGGTTGCAGGAGCTTGTTCAGACACTTTCTTCTGATGAATATATGAGAAAACAGTGTTCTTGA
- the LOC104778545 gene encoding secretory carrier-associated membrane protein 2-like, with translation MARHDPNPFADEEINPFANNTSVPPASNSHLKPLPPEPYDRGATIDIPLDSGNDLRAKEMELQAKENELKRKEQELKRREDAIARTGVVIEEKNWPEFFPIIHHDIPNETPIHLQKIQYVAFTTLLGLIGCLFWNIVAVTVAWINGGGPTIWLLSIIYFIAGVPGAYVLWYRPLYRATRTDSALKFGTFFLFYVFHIAFCGFAAVAPPVIFQGKSLTGFLPAIELLTTNAAVGIMYFIGAGFFCIETLLNIWVIQVSPLLLFQNL, from the exons ATGGCACGACATGATCCTAATCCATTTGCTGATGAAGAGATCAATCCTTTTGCG AATAATACAAGTGTTCCTCCTGCGAGCAACTCTCATCTCAAGCCACTTCCACCGGAACCTTATGATCGTGGTGCAACCATTGATATCCCTTTGGATTCTGGCAAT GATCTTCGAGCTAAAGAGATGGAACTTCAGGCTAAGGAGAACGAATTGAAGCGGAAAGAGCAG GAGCTTAAAAGAAGAGAGGACGCAATAGCGCGAA CTGGGGTTGTCATTGAAGAGAAGAATTGGCCGGAGTTTTTCCCCATAATTCATCATGACATTCCAAATGAGACTCCAATTCATTTACAGAAGATCCAATACGTCGCATTCACCACATTGTTAG GTTTAATAGGATGCCTCTTCTGGAATATTGTGGCAGTAACTGTAGCTTGGATCAACGGAGGAG GTCCCACTATATGGCTCCTCTCTATCATCTACTTCATTGCTGGGGTACCTGGAGCTTATGTCTTATGGTACCGTCCTCTTTACCGAGCTACCAG AACTGATAGTGCCCTGAAGTTTGGaacctttttcttgttttacgTG TTTCACATCGCGTTCTGCGGCTTTGCTGCAGTTGCTCCACCAGTCATCTTCCAAGGAAAGTCCCTCAC AGGTTTCTTGCCAGCAATCGAGCTTCTAACTACTAATGCTGCAGTAGGG ATTATGTATTTCATTGGTGCTGGGTTCTTCTGCATCGAAACACTTCTCAATATCTGGGTCATTCAGGTTTCTCCACTTCTTCTGTTCCAGAATTTATGA
- the LOC104760899 gene encoding pentatricopeptide repeat-containing protein At1g03540 isoform X2: protein MNRSLTRHFSQHVSQCHGPSISSSAIRILELCKSGQLTDAIRILNSTDSSAKPRLYASLLQTCTKVVSFIHGLQFHAQVVKSGMEADRYVGNGLLSLYFKLGPDMRQTRRVFDRMFVKDAISWTSMMSGYVGDKEHVKALEVFVEMVSFGLEPNAFTLSSAIKACSELGDVRSGRCFHGVVISRGFEWNHVISSTLAYMYGVNQEPADARRVFDEMPEPDVICWTAVLSAFSKNDLYEEALGLFYAMHRGKGLVPDGSTFGTVLTACGNLRRLKQGKEIHGKLITSGIGSNVVVESSLLDMYGKCGSVREARQVFNRMSKKNSVSWSALLGGYCQNGEHEKAIEMFGEMEEKDLYCFGTVLKACAGLAAVRLGKEIHGQYVRRGCCDNVIVESALVDLYGKSGCIDSASRVYSKMSSRNMITWNAMLSALAQNGRGLVDEGRNYFALMAKSYGIKPGTEHYSCMIDLLGRAGFFEEAENLLEGAECRNDASLWGVLLGPCAANADASSIAERIAKRMMELEPKYHMSYVLLSNMYKAIGRHGDALRIRKLMVRRGVAKTIGQSWIDAH, encoded by the exons ATGAATCGCAGCCTGACGCGCCATTTCAGTCAACACGTCTCTCAATGTCACGGCCCTTCGATTTCATCATCTGCCATTCGGATCCTGGAGCTCTGTAAATCGGGTCAGCTCACCGACGCCATTCGTATACTCAACTCAACAGACTCGTCTGCGAAGCCGAGACTCTACGCGTCTCTCCTACAAACATGCACCAAAGTCGTCTCCTTTATCCACGGCCTTCAGTTTCACGCCCAAGTCGTCAAATCGGGTATGGAAGCTGACCGTTACGTTGGGAACGGCTTGCTCTCTCTCTACTTCAAGCTGGGACCTGATATGAGACAGACTCGGAGAGTTTTCGATAGAATGTTCGTCAAGGACGCGATTTCTTGGACTTCGATGATGTCTGGATACGTTGGGGATAAAGAACACGTTAAAGCGCTTGAGGTGTTTGTGGAGATGGTGAGTTTTGGTTTAGAGCCGAACGCGTTTACTTTGTCTTCGGCAATTAAGGCTTGCTCTGAGCTCGGTGACGTTAGGTCAGGGAGGTGCTTCCATGGTGTCGTTATTAGTCGTGGGTTCGAGTGGAACCATGTTATCTCTAGCACATTGGCGTATATGTATGGTGTGAATCAAGAACCAGCAGATGCACGCCgagtgttcgacgaaatgcctgaaCCAGATGTTATTTGTTGGACAGCTGTACTCTCTGCGTTTTCGAAGAACGACTTGTATGAGGAAGCTTTGGGACTTTTTTACGCGATGCATAGGGGTAAAGGGTTGGTCCCCGATGGGTCTACTTTTGGAACGGTTTTGACAGCTTGTGGTAATCTGAGGAGGCTGAAGCAAGGCAAAGAGATTCATGGGAAGCTTATAACAAGTGGGATAGGTAGCAATGTGGTAGTGGAGAGTAGTCTTCTTGATATGTATGGTAAATGTGGATCCGTACGGGAAGCTAGGCAAGTGTTCAATAGGATGTCTAAGAAAAACTCCGTATCTTGGTCTGCCTTACTCGGGGGATACTGTCAGAACGGAGAGCATGAGAAAGCGATTGAGATGTTCGGGGAGATGGAAGAGAAAGATCTCTACTGTTTCGGCACTGTTCTTAAGGCGTGTGCTGGTTTGGCAGCAGTAAGACTTGGGAAAGAGATTCATGGCCAGTACGTGAGAAGAGGATGTTGTGATAATGTGATTGTGGAATCGGCTTTAGTTGACTTGTATGGGAAGTCCGGATGCATTGATTCTGCTAGTCGTGTGTACTCCAAGATGTCTTCTAGGAACATGATAACATGGAACGCCATGCTATCTGCGCTGGCTCAAAATGGAAGAG GTTTGGTTGACGAGGGACGGAATTACTTTGCGTTGATGGCTAAGAGTTACGGGATTAAACCAGGTACTGAGCATTACAGTTGCATGATTGACCTTCTAGGACGCGCAGGTTTTTTTGAAGAAGCGGAGAATCTGTTGGAGGGAGCAGAATGTAGAAATGATGCGTCTCTGTGGGGAGTTCTGCTTGGACCTTGTGCTGCAAATGCAGATGCCTCCAGTATTGCAGAGCGGATTGCAAAGAGAATGATGGAGTTGGAACCAAAGTACCACATGAGTTATGTGCTTCTCAGTAACATGTACAAGGCGATAGGTCGCCATGGTGATGCACTCAGAATTCGTAAGTTAATGGTGAGACGAGGAGTAGCAAAGACTATTGGACAGAGCTGGATTGATGCTCATTAG
- the LOC104760899 gene encoding pentatricopeptide repeat-containing protein At1g03540 isoform X1: protein MNRSLTRHFSQHVSQCHGPSISSSAIRILELCKSGQLTDAIRILNSTDSSAKPRLYASLLQTCTKVVSFIHGLQFHAQVVKSGMEADRYVGNGLLSLYFKLGPDMRQTRRVFDRMFVKDAISWTSMMSGYVGDKEHVKALEVFVEMVSFGLEPNAFTLSSAIKACSELGDVRSGRCFHGVVISRGFEWNHVISSTLAYMYGVNQEPADARRVFDEMPEPDVICWTAVLSAFSKNDLYEEALGLFYAMHRGKGLVPDGSTFGTVLTACGNLRRLKQGKEIHGKLITSGIGSNVVVESSLLDMYGKCGSVREARQVFNRMSKKNSVSWSALLGGYCQNGEHEKAIEMFGEMEEKDLYCFGTVLKACAGLAAVRLGKEIHGQYVRRGCCDNVIVESALVDLYGKSGCIDSASRVYSKMSSRNMITWNAMLSALAQNGRGEEAVSFFNDMVQKGIKPDYISFIAVLTACGHTGLVDEGRNYFALMAKSYGIKPGTEHYSCMIDLLGRAGFFEEAENLLEGAECRNDASLWGVLLGPCAANADASSIAERIAKRMMELEPKYHMSYVLLSNMYKAIGRHGDALRIRKLMVRRGVAKTIGQSWIDAH from the coding sequence ATGAATCGCAGCCTGACGCGCCATTTCAGTCAACACGTCTCTCAATGTCACGGCCCTTCGATTTCATCATCTGCCATTCGGATCCTGGAGCTCTGTAAATCGGGTCAGCTCACCGACGCCATTCGTATACTCAACTCAACAGACTCGTCTGCGAAGCCGAGACTCTACGCGTCTCTCCTACAAACATGCACCAAAGTCGTCTCCTTTATCCACGGCCTTCAGTTTCACGCCCAAGTCGTCAAATCGGGTATGGAAGCTGACCGTTACGTTGGGAACGGCTTGCTCTCTCTCTACTTCAAGCTGGGACCTGATATGAGACAGACTCGGAGAGTTTTCGATAGAATGTTCGTCAAGGACGCGATTTCTTGGACTTCGATGATGTCTGGATACGTTGGGGATAAAGAACACGTTAAAGCGCTTGAGGTGTTTGTGGAGATGGTGAGTTTTGGTTTAGAGCCGAACGCGTTTACTTTGTCTTCGGCAATTAAGGCTTGCTCTGAGCTCGGTGACGTTAGGTCAGGGAGGTGCTTCCATGGTGTCGTTATTAGTCGTGGGTTCGAGTGGAACCATGTTATCTCTAGCACATTGGCGTATATGTATGGTGTGAATCAAGAACCAGCAGATGCACGCCgagtgttcgacgaaatgcctgaaCCAGATGTTATTTGTTGGACAGCTGTACTCTCTGCGTTTTCGAAGAACGACTTGTATGAGGAAGCTTTGGGACTTTTTTACGCGATGCATAGGGGTAAAGGGTTGGTCCCCGATGGGTCTACTTTTGGAACGGTTTTGACAGCTTGTGGTAATCTGAGGAGGCTGAAGCAAGGCAAAGAGATTCATGGGAAGCTTATAACAAGTGGGATAGGTAGCAATGTGGTAGTGGAGAGTAGTCTTCTTGATATGTATGGTAAATGTGGATCCGTACGGGAAGCTAGGCAAGTGTTCAATAGGATGTCTAAGAAAAACTCCGTATCTTGGTCTGCCTTACTCGGGGGATACTGTCAGAACGGAGAGCATGAGAAAGCGATTGAGATGTTCGGGGAGATGGAAGAGAAAGATCTCTACTGTTTCGGCACTGTTCTTAAGGCGTGTGCTGGTTTGGCAGCAGTAAGACTTGGGAAAGAGATTCATGGCCAGTACGTGAGAAGAGGATGTTGTGATAATGTGATTGTGGAATCGGCTTTAGTTGACTTGTATGGGAAGTCCGGATGCATTGATTCTGCTAGTCGTGTGTACTCCAAGATGTCTTCTAGGAACATGATAACATGGAACGCCATGCTATCTGCGCTGGCTCAAAATGGAAGAGGTGAAGAAGCCGTTAGTTTCTTCAATGATATGGTTCAAAAAGGGATAAAGCCTGACTATATCAGTTTTATCGCGGTCCTCACTGCATGTGGTCATACAGGTTTGGTTGACGAGGGACGGAATTACTTTGCGTTGATGGCTAAGAGTTACGGGATTAAACCAGGTACTGAGCATTACAGTTGCATGATTGACCTTCTAGGACGCGCAGGTTTTTTTGAAGAAGCGGAGAATCTGTTGGAGGGAGCAGAATGTAGAAATGATGCGTCTCTGTGGGGAGTTCTGCTTGGACCTTGTGCTGCAAATGCAGATGCCTCCAGTATTGCAGAGCGGATTGCAAAGAGAATGATGGAGTTGGAACCAAAGTACCACATGAGTTATGTGCTTCTCAGTAACATGTACAAGGCGATAGGTCGCCATGGTGATGCACTCAGAATTCGTAAGTTAATGGTGAGACGAGGAGTAGCAAAGACTATTGGACAGAGCTGGATTGATGCTCATTAG
- the LOC104760893 gene encoding LOW QUALITY PROTEIN: secretory carrier-associated membrane protein 2-like (The sequence of the model RefSeq protein was modified relative to this genomic sequence to represent the inferred CDS: inserted 1 base in 1 codon), whose amino-acid sequence MARHDPNPFADEEINPFANNTSVPPASNSHLKPLPPEPYDRGATIDIPLDSGNDLRAKEMELQAKENELKRKEQELKRREDAIARTGVVIEEKNWPEFFPIIHHDIPNETPIHLQKXQYVAFTTLLGLVGCLLWNIVAVTVAWINGGGPTIWLLSIIYFIAGVPGAYVLWYRPLYRATRTDSALKFGTFFLFYVFHIAFCGFAAVAPPVIFQGKSLTGFLPAIELLTTNAAVGIMYFIGAGFFCIETLLNIWVIQQVYAYFRGSGKAAEMKREATKSTLMRAL is encoded by the exons ATGGCACGACATGATCCTAATCCATTTGCTGATGAAGAGATCAATCCTTTTGCG AATAATACAAGTGTTCCTCCTGCGAGCAACTCTCATCTCAAGCCACTTCCACCGGAACCTTATGATCGTGGTGCAACCATTGATATCCCTTTGGATTCTGGCAAT GATCTTCGAGCTAAAGAGATGGAACTTCAGGCTAAGGAGAACGAATTGAAGCGGAAAGAGCAG GAGCTTAAAAGAAGAGAGGACGCAATAGCGCGAA CTGGGGTTGTCATTGAAGAGAAGAATTGGCCGGAGTTTTTCCCCATAATTCATCATGACATTCCAAATGAGACTCCAATTCATCTACAGA ACCAATACGTCGCATTCACCACATTGTTAG GTTTAGTAGGATGCCTCTTGTGGAATATTGTGGCAGTAACTGTAGCTTGGATCAACGGAGGAG GTCCTACTATATGGCTCCTCTCTATCATCTATTTCATTGCTGGGGTACCTGGAGCTTATGTCTTATGGTACCGTCCTCTTTACCGAGCTACCAG AACTGATAGTGCCCTGAAGTTTGGaacctttttcttgttttacgTG TTTCACATCGCGTTCTGCGGCTTTGCTGCAGTTGCTCCACCAGTCATCTTCCAAGGAAAGTCCCTCAC AGGTTTCTTGCCAGCAATCGAGCTTCTAACTACTAATGCTGCAGTAGGG ATAATGTATTTCATTGGTGCTGGGTTCTTCTGCATCGAAACACTTCTCAATATCTGGGTCATTCAG CAAGTATATGCATACTTCCGAGGGAGTGGCAAAGCTGCAGAGATGAAGCGTGAAGCTACAAAATCGACCTTGATGCGTGCACTATGA